The following are encoded in a window of Methanobrevibacter ruminantium M1 genomic DNA:
- a CDS encoding Ig-like domain-containing protein, whose product MKVYKMILISLILVILSISCVSANDLTNDAIQGDLSDIDYSFTIDDDLSNSDNSLDVSSDLKENSCLDEIDLDKESNQNTTKILSSNQLDSNLLDSNQLESDQLSSNQLDSSLLNSNQLNLSNTYTVSQSTYSKYFDKNGYVKTSVVAPYDTIDLSGNIISKNFIFTIPCHITSSNNAKLTNCMIKFENMTADGRSSVSNLYIRNSVEWCPGVFLEGSTNVDVYGNDIYCTGANGNPVRVIYSNYSNIFGNKLETYFTGYMNLSWKRAGILLGDSHYNNIFSNDVTIKDSNPIYLTTYGFEKSNHNTIYNNTVRSSAISEDSGLSNPSAWAYGIHLMGDYNIALNNTIHNVYRGIDSEGSFNILAGNIIFNLTGGYFEGNDGTEGGDYGIHASYDNIVANNTIFNSKLTGSAIYLMPNNTAYGNIVYNISGHNGLEFNYYADNCKVYNNIIDVPVESPIYVFGRMNNLLIENNILTSVDSSSILVKKQSNSKYPTDVTIRNNLIMGYSKTFNQSPIDYSQIKSDANIISFNNSIAVYNDTYFNYFAEIGNVRDYSDWIDLNNTINYSDSYNYNALVFVGNFSSITDNITKTDYIIPLKDIVNSRISDVYRNVPYNEYKSMMETLNEIYTDIVFNGPSPVDLRGVDSGGNSSDSNQTPMDGNGSMNESSDNGSDNSTNSSLDNLDDEVKDSYENLIDNINSTENASDVYVINDANYALYFNEDGSFRDDFPIEFGNTLRFANLTNKMFKIDIPLKIISDSEDSSLLNCFISLEGESSNTIISNLKFELDNLSSNIDFISIKDGVSNVLIYNNTFKLDIDSSDSLIDSPLSDDASLSAIRLYGSDYISRNIFIENNIIDFKSNFGQLYGIYLSNKMDYLNSKTNPSGFIIRNNVFSIDSNGLINAIYSDSVKNLLLENNLFNLSSNGNLEDSSLIYGLDLVKVDNLTMINNQFSINSTYLACGINSSDSSGFNLSNNQFSVDSAYLAYGLNLKNTNNFNLHNNDFYIDSGSFAHALDLDDCNNFNIANNLINASGADIKRNLNASNLAVFIQDDLNDNVLKNGYLYISELNGSLKGNGLYENDFKSPIVHTDNSTRDLQNLIDFAVEGDTVELGNMVFADLDTINIYKNLTINGGIFVSGNWRPLFHILPNDELLNHSSSDSYNSYRSFDYLNIQNGAYYLDNADLLILAEACNGTDSLSIQVPSLNICDNEFMLLDDSTVAESINILKLLSSRAILAPTNDISIENNILVSGMNPFVFEVSSIMTGSDIDIAHGPLNPKKASKIIFEDMVTTAFDSNVEGRIGKYFEVTLKDENGNALSNKAIQIGFNGRIYNRTTDENGSASLQINLAYKGTYTFAISFLGDEYYNGSFEVAKITVKKQTPKLDVSNVTYKSSAKSKTWTAKLTTSYGSLLKNKKVYITIDGKTYTTRTNSKGIASLKVSLSTKKTYKFTVKFEGDDTYNSLTKTAKLTIK is encoded by the coding sequence ATGAAAGTATATAAAATGATTTTAATATCCTTAATTTTAGTTATCTTAAGCATTTCTTGTGTAAGTGCTAATGATTTAACTAATGATGCTATTCAAGGCGATTTAAGTGATATTGATTATTCTTTTACTATTGATGACGATTTAAGCAATTCTGATAATTCATTAGATGTTTCTAGTGATTTAAAAGAAAACAGTTGTCTTGATGAAATCGATTTGGATAAGGAATCTAACCAAAATACTACAAAAATATTAAGTTCAAACCAATTAGACTCTAATTTATTGGATTCAAACCAATTAGAATCTGATCAATTGAGTTCAAACCAATTAGATTCTAGTTTACTCAATTCAAACCAATTAAACTTATCAAATACATACACAGTCTCCCAATCAACTTATTCAAAATACTTTGATAAGAATGGCTATGTGAAGACATCTGTAGTGGCTCCATATGATACTATAGACCTGTCAGGCAATATAATATCTAAAAACTTCATATTTACTATTCCATGCCATATAACAAGCTCCAATAATGCAAAGCTCACAAACTGTATGATTAAGTTTGAAAACATGACTGCTGACGGCCGTTCAAGTGTCTCAAACCTATACATAAGAAACAGCGTCGAATGGTGTCCTGGAGTCTTTTTAGAAGGATCCACAAATGTGGATGTCTATGGCAATGACATTTATTGTACAGGGGCTAACGGAAACCCTGTCCGTGTGATATACTCCAATTATTCAAACATATTTGGAAACAAGCTTGAGACATACTTTACAGGCTATATGAACCTTTCATGGAAACGTGCAGGTATCCTTCTTGGAGACTCTCACTACAATAACATCTTTTCAAACGATGTAACCATAAAGGACTCAAATCCTATCTACCTTACAACATACGGATTTGAAAAGTCCAATCATAATACAATATACAATAATACTGTAAGATCATCTGCAATCAGTGAAGATAGCGGTTTATCAAACCCTTCGGCATGGGCTTATGGAATACATCTGATGGGAGATTATAACATTGCTCTCAATAATACGATTCATAATGTATATAGGGGAATAGATTCTGAAGGAAGCTTCAATATCCTTGCTGGAAACATAATTTTCAACCTTACAGGAGGATATTTCGAAGGAAATGACGGAACAGAAGGTGGAGACTATGGAATTCACGCATCCTATGACAATATCGTTGCAAACAATACAATATTCAACAGCAAGCTTACAGGCTCTGCAATCTATCTGATGCCTAATAATACTGCCTATGGAAATATTGTCTATAATATAAGCGGCCATAACGGCCTTGAATTCAATTATTATGCCGATAACTGTAAGGTATACAATAACATCATTGACGTGCCTGTTGAAAGCCCGATTTATGTATTCGGACGTATGAACAATCTGCTCATTGAAAACAACATTCTAACAAGTGTAGATTCATCAAGCATCCTTGTAAAGAAGCAATCCAATTCAAAATACCCTACCGATGTCACAATAAGAAACAATCTTATCATGGGATATTCAAAGACCTTCAATCAAAGCCCGATTGACTATAGCCAAATCAAAAGCGATGCAAACATTATCTCATTCAATAATTCAATTGCTGTCTATAATGACACATACTTTAATTATTTCGCTGAAATAGGAAATGTAAGGGATTATTCAGATTGGATAGACTTAAATAACACCATAAATTATTCAGACTCTTATAATTACAATGCATTGGTCTTTGTAGGAAACTTTTCCAGCATAACAGACAATATAACAAAAACAGATTATATAATTCCTTTAAAGGATATTGTAAATAGCAGAATCTCAGATGTCTATAGAAATGTTCCTTATAATGAGTATAAATCAATGATGGAAACTTTAAATGAAATCTATACTGATATTGTATTTAATGGGCCATCTCCTGTAGATTTAAGAGGAGTAGATTCTGGAGGCAATTCCTCAGATTCCAATCAAACTCCTATGGATGGAAACGGCAGTATGAATGAATCATCTGATAATGGTTCAGATAATTCTACCAATAGCAGTTTAGACAATCTGGATGATGAGGTAAAGGATTCCTATGAGAATTTGATTGATAATATCAATTCAACTGAAAATGCGTCAGATGTTTATGTCATAAATGACGCTAATTATGCTCTTTATTTCAATGAAGACGGTAGTTTTAGAGATGATTTCCCTATTGAGTTTGGAAATACACTTAGATTTGCTAATCTTACAAATAAAATGTTTAAAATAGACATTCCTTTAAAGATTATTTCAGATAGCGAAGACTCTAGTTTGCTAAATTGCTTTATTTCCTTGGAAGGTGAAAGCTCTAATACTATTATTTCTAATTTAAAATTTGAATTAGATAATTTAAGTTCAAATATAGACTTTATTTCTATAAAGGATGGAGTTAGTAATGTTTTGATTTATAATAATACTTTTAAATTAGATATTGATTCCTCTGATTCTTTAATAGATTCTCCTTTATCTGATGATGCTTCCTTATCTGCAATAAGGCTCTACGGTAGCGATTACATTTCCCGAAATATTTTCATAGAAAACAATATTATTGACTTCAAATCTAATTTTGGCCAATTATATGGAATATACTTATCTAATAAGATGGATTATTTAAATTCAAAAACCAATCCAAGCGGATTTATTATAAGAAATAATGTCTTCTCGATTGATTCTAATGGATTAATAAACGCAATCTATTCAGATTCTGTTAAAAATTTACTATTGGAGAATAATTTATTTAATTTAAGCTCAAATGGCAATTTAGAGGATTCTTCATTAATTTATGGCTTAGATCTAGTTAAAGTAGATAATTTGACCATGATAAACAATCAATTTTCAATAAATTCCACTTATTTGGCTTGTGGAATCAATTCAAGCGATAGTTCTGGATTTAATTTATCTAATAATCAATTTTCAGTTGATTCAGCTTATTTAGCTTATGGCTTGAATTTAAAAAATACAAATAATTTTAATTTACATAATAATGATTTTTATATAGATTCAGGCAGTTTCGCTCATGCTTTAGACTTGGATGATTGCAATAACTTCAATATTGCAAATAACCTTATCAATGCAAGCGGAGCAGATATTAAAAGAAATCTAAATGCTTCCAATTTAGCTGTATTCATCCAAGATGACTTAAATGATAATGTCTTAAAGAACGGATATTTATACATCTCTGAACTAAATGGGTCCTTAAAGGGCAATGGATTATATGAAAATGATTTTAAGTCTCCTATTGTCCATACTGATAATTCTACACGTGACCTTCAAAACTTAATAGACTTTGCAGTTGAAGGAGATACAGTTGAGCTAGGAAATATGGTATTTGCTGACTTGGATACAATTAATATTTATAAAAACCTTACAATAAATGGAGGAATATTTGTATCTGGCAATTGGAGGCCTTTATTCCACATTTTGCCTAATGATGAGTTATTGAATCACTCATCCTCTGATTCATACAATTCTTATCGTTCATTTGATTATTTAAACATTCAAAATGGAGCTTATTACCTTGATAATGCTGATTTACTGATATTGGCAGAGGCATGCAATGGAACAGACAGTCTTTCAATCCAGGTTCCAAGCTTAAACATATGTGATAATGAGTTCATGCTTTTAGATGATTCTACAGTGGCTGAATCAATAAATATCTTAAAGCTCCTATCATCTAGAGCTATATTGGCGCCTACAAATGACATATCCATTGAAAACAATATATTAGTCAGCGGAATGAATCCGTTTGTATTTGAAGTAAGCTCTATAATGACCGGTTCAGATATTGATATTGCTCATGGACCATTGAATCCTAAAAAAGCCTCTAAGATAATATTTGAAGATATGGTTACAACAGCCTTCGATTCCAATGTAGAAGGAAGGATAGGAAAATACTTTGAAGTGACATTAAAGGATGAGAATGGAAATGCTTTATCCAATAAAGCAATTCAAATAGGATTTAATGGAAGAATATATAATAGGACCACAGATGAGAACGGATCTGCAAGTCTTCAAATCAATCTGGCCTATAAGGGAACTTATACATTCGCTATCTCATTTTTAGGTGATGAATATTATAATGGCTCATTTGAAGTGGCTAAGATAACTGTTAAAAAGCAGACTCCTAAGCTTGATGTTTCCAATGTCACTTATAAGTCAAGCGCTAAGTCTAAAACATGGACTGCTAAATTGACTACAAGCTATGGATCCTTATTAAAAAATAAGAAGGTCTATATCACCATAGATGGAAAGACTTATACAACACGCACAAATTCTAAGGGAATTGCTAGTTTAAAGGTAAGTTTATCCACTAAAAAGACTTATAAGTTTACTGTTAAGTTTGAGGGTGATGATACTTATAATTCTCTTACTAAAACTGCTAAATTGACTATTAAATAG
- the frhB gene encoding coenzyme F420 hydrogenase subunit beta produces the protein MAFGTYKDVVSARATDKAIQKVAQDGGIVTALLTYALEENIIEGAIVAGNTEDPWKPEPTIAMTPEEIIAAAGTKYTFSPNAIRLKEAVRQYGLEKIGTVGTPCQIMGLRKMQSYPFATRFVADKLALIIGIFCMENFPRDSLKTFIEGKMNSSLEGVNKMDIGKGKFWITDVEGESGLPLKETHGYEQAGCNICLDYVAELADVSTGSVGSPDGWSTVFTRTDSGADIFTAAVEAGVIETKPMDDVKPGLELLEKLANGKKDKGRKEIERRVNMGLPSPF, from the coding sequence ATGGCATTCGGTACATATAAAGACGTAGTATCAGCAAGAGCTACTGATAAAGCAATCCAAAAAGTCGCACAAGATGGTGGAATCGTAACCGCATTATTAACTTACGCTTTAGAAGAAAACATTATTGAAGGAGCAATTGTTGCTGGAAACACTGAAGATCCATGGAAACCTGAACCTACCATTGCAATGACTCCAGAAGAAATCATTGCAGCAGCAGGTACCAAATATACCTTCTCTCCAAACGCAATCAGACTCAAAGAAGCTGTAAGACAATACGGTCTTGAAAAAATAGGAACTGTAGGAACTCCTTGTCAAATTATGGGACTTAGAAAAATGCAATCCTATCCATTTGCTACCAGATTCGTAGCAGATAAGCTTGCATTGATTATAGGTATTTTCTGTATGGAAAACTTCCCAAGAGATTCCTTAAAGACCTTCATTGAAGGTAAGATGAATTCCTCCTTAGAAGGCGTAAACAAGATGGATATTGGAAAAGGAAAATTCTGGATTACTGACGTTGAAGGCGAATCCGGACTTCCATTAAAAGAAACCCACGGATATGAACAAGCTGGATGTAACATCTGTCTCGACTATGTTGCAGAATTAGCTGATGTATCTACTGGATCTGTAGGTTCTCCTGATGGATGGTCCACTGTATTCACCAGAACCGACAGTGGTGCAGACATCTTTACCGCAGCTGTAGAAGCTGGAGTAATCGAAACCAAACCAATGGATGATGTAAAACCTGGTTTAGAATTACTCGAAAAATTAGCTAACGGTAAGAAAGACAAAGGTAGAAAAGAAATTGAAAGAAGAGTTAACATGGGACTCCCAAGTCCTTTCTAA
- the frhG gene encoding coenzyme F420 hydrogenase subunit gamma: protein MLARIKNSIRKFLGLEAKPDAEDDEAKAETQDKLKQEIKKEVEAQSKPAEEAKKEADAKAEEEAQAKKEAESSKALKESSTQEVEKVADKPKIGYIHMSGCTGDGMSLTENYDILSTLLTDMVDIVYGTTLVDLWEMPEMDLALVEGSVCLQDEHSVKELMEVREKAGLVCAFGSCAMTGCFTRYARGGQLAQPKHESFVPISDLVKVDCAIPGCPASPEIIAKVVVALINGDMDYLQPMLDMAACNLACGCDLQTNVVSKALCCGCGTCVLACPTRALEMVEGRPSHNKNRCIKCGACTTHCPRTWFPAEQIKKDLGL, encoded by the coding sequence ATGCTTGCAAGAATTAAAAACAGCATTAGAAAATTTTTAGGACTTGAAGCTAAACCGGACGCAGAAGATGATGAAGCAAAAGCTGAGACTCAAGACAAATTAAAACAAGAGATTAAAAAGGAAGTTGAAGCTCAATCAAAGCCAGCAGAAGAGGCTAAGAAAGAGGCTGACGCTAAAGCTGAAGAAGAAGCTCAAGCTAAAAAAGAAGCAGAATCATCTAAAGCATTAAAAGAATCTTCAACTCAGGAGGTTGAAAAAGTGGCTGACAAACCAAAAATAGGATATATTCACATGAGTGGGTGTACTGGAGACGGTATGTCTTTAACTGAAAATTACGACATTCTCTCAACCTTACTCACTGATATGGTGGACATCGTTTACGGAACAACTTTAGTAGACTTATGGGAAATGCCTGAAATGGATTTGGCATTAGTCGAAGGGTCTGTCTGTTTACAAGATGAACACAGTGTAAAAGAACTTATGGAAGTAAGAGAAAAAGCAGGATTAGTTTGCGCATTTGGATCTTGTGCAATGACTGGTTGTTTCACCAGATATGCACGTGGTGGACAATTAGCACAACCTAAACACGAATCTTTTGTACCAATTTCTGACTTGGTAAAAGTAGATTGTGCTATTCCTGGATGCCCAGCATCCCCAGAAATTATTGCAAAAGTAGTTGTTGCATTAATCAACGGTGACATGGATTACTTACAACCTATGTTAGACATGGCAGCATGCAACTTAGCTTGTGGCTGTGACTTACAGACCAACGTAGTAAGTAAGGCATTATGTTGTGGTTGTGGAACTTGTGTATTAGCATGTCCAACCAGAGCTCTTGAAATGGTAGAAGGTAGACCATCACACAATAAAAACAGATGTATTAAATGTGGCGCATGTACTACTCACTGTCCAAGAACCTGGTTCCCTGCTGAACAAATTAAAAAGGACTTAGGATTATAG
- the frhD gene encoding coenzyme F420-reducing hydrogenase, FrhD protein → MPYDAGRLVVGCGNVLFKDDGFGPMVIHALEDYFKENNLEMPKDTQFIDAGTGATHFIFSMPDDNWKKVIVVDVVEWNAEPGTLKIFSPYDMPKGKYENAHTWPVEEPLHDLVDMGIEVVIVGCKPKEITAPDVDMGLTEPVEAAIPKAIEMILNEL, encoded by the coding sequence ATGCCTTATGATGCAGGAAGATTAGTTGTAGGATGCGGAAACGTCTTATTTAAAGATGACGGATTCGGTCCAATGGTTATACATGCTTTAGAAGATTACTTTAAGGAAAACAATCTTGAAATGCCTAAAGATACCCAGTTCATTGATGCGGGAACCGGAGCCACACATTTCATATTTTCAATGCCTGACGACAATTGGAAGAAGGTCATTGTAGTGGATGTTGTGGAATGGAACGCAGAACCTGGAACACTAAAGATCTTCAGTCCTTATGACATGCCTAAAGGAAAGTATGAAAACGCTCATACCTGGCCTGTAGAGGAACCTCTCCACGATTTGGTGGATATGGGTATAGAAGTTGTAATCGTCGGATGTAAACCAAAAGAAATCACTGCACCAGATGTAGATATGGGCTTAACAGAGCCAGTGGAGGCAGCAATTCCTAAAGCTATTGAAATGATATTAAATGAACTTTAA
- the frhA gene encoding coenzyme F420 hydrogenase subunit alpha, whose protein sequence is MSDKIVISPTSRQEGHAELIMEIDDEGIVTKGRYFSITPVRGLEKMVTGKAPETAPVLCQRICGVCPIPHTLASVEAMDDSLDIEIPKAAALLRELTISASNLNSHAIHHFLVAPDFVPEDLFKTAVDSVGTIRKNAQYVVDMVAGEGIHPSDVRIGGMARNISELARKKLYARLKALVPVVDNHVELMTNLILEKDIPEGLGVIDAPVFASDVVYGKRDFFDLDRFTEIVPEAWYDDPEVGKRACTTIPLYDGVNVETGPRARVDKFQGYKERGVVAQHLSRAREMKTYLSRAIAILDELDTAANTLADFDPRGTNKLGIGVIEAPRGTDVHMAQVKDGKTAFYSALVPTTWNIPTMGPATEGFHHEWGPHVIRAYDPCLSCATHVMVVDDEDKSVVENKMVRI, encoded by the coding sequence TTGAGCGATAAAATAGTTATATCCCCAACATCTCGTCAAGAAGGCCATGCGGAACTTATCATGGAAATTGACGATGAAGGGATAGTTACCAAAGGTAGATACTTTAGTATCACACCTGTCAGAGGCTTAGAGAAAATGGTTACAGGTAAAGCACCTGAGACTGCACCAGTTCTTTGTCAAAGAATCTGTGGGGTATGTCCAATTCCTCACACATTAGCATCTGTCGAAGCGATGGATGACTCCCTTGACATTGAAATTCCAAAAGCAGCTGCATTGTTAAGAGAATTAACAATTTCTGCTTCTAACTTAAACAGTCACGCTATTCACCATTTCTTGGTTGCTCCTGATTTTGTACCAGAAGATCTTTTCAAGACTGCAGTAGACAGTGTTGGAACCATTAGGAAAAACGCACAGTATGTTGTAGATATGGTAGCTGGTGAAGGTATTCACCCATCTGATGTAAGAATCGGCGGTATGGCAAGAAACATTTCCGAACTTGCTCGTAAGAAATTATACGCCAGACTCAAAGCATTAGTCCCTGTAGTGGACAACCATGTTGAATTGATGACTAACTTAATCCTTGAAAAGGACATTCCTGAAGGATTAGGTGTAATTGACGCTCCTGTATTTGCAAGTGATGTAGTATACGGTAAAAGAGACTTCTTTGACCTTGACAGATTTACTGAAATCGTACCTGAAGCTTGGTATGACGACCCTGAAGTCGGTAAAAGGGCATGTACCACCATCCCATTATACGATGGCGTAAATGTTGAAACCGGTCCAAGGGCAAGAGTAGACAAGTTCCAAGGTTACAAAGAAAGAGGTGTTGTAGCACAACACTTATCAAGAGCTCGTGAAATGAAAACTTACCTTTCCAGAGCTATTGCTATCTTAGATGAATTAGATACTGCTGCTAATACCCTTGCAGATTTCGATCCAAGAGGTACCAACAAGTTAGGTATTGGTGTAATCGAAGCACCAAGGGGAACTGACGTTCACATGGCACAAGTAAAAGACGGAAAAACCGCTTTCTACAGTGCATTAGTACCAACAACTTGGAACATCCCAACCATGGGTCCTGCAACTGAAGGATTCCACCACGAATGGGGACCTCACGTTATCAGAGCTTACGACCCATGTTTATCTTGTGCAACTCACGTAATGGTAGTTGACGATGAAGATAAATCTGTAGTCGAAAATAAAATGGTGAGAATTTAA
- a CDS encoding TIGR00375 family protein → MLVNADLHIHSCFSMATSKDMLIENIAPKSLEKGLKLVGTGDAFHPKWLDIIRQSTEYKGDGIYSRGDCDFVLTTEVEGKHKVHHVIIIPDLDIAHELSAKLVSSNKFIDGRPKTPLGGAELLELVREYDCMIGPAHSFTPWTGMYKYYDSIYDCYDKRPDFVELGLSADTDMADCIKELSDFVFLSNSDAHSPWPHRLGREFNQIEMDDVSFSSLKKAFKHKTVKANYGMLPNLGKYHMTACTKCYKLVDPIIAKENKMICSCGGRIKKGVDYRISEIADFSQPKHPSHRPPYVHLMPLGELISMVYDKGVTTKTVQGIWQKMVDNFGPEIDVLIKTPLDEIEKIDSDVSLAIQGFREKTLNITPGGGGKYGEISFSEDFNKTEKKESVTTLDSFF, encoded by the coding sequence ATGTTAGTTAATGCAGATTTACATATTCACAGCTGTTTTTCCATGGCCACATCTAAAGACATGCTGATAGAGAACATTGCTCCAAAATCCCTTGAAAAGGGCTTGAAACTTGTTGGAACTGGAGACGCATTCCATCCTAAATGGTTGGATATCATTAGGCAAAGCACAGAATATAAGGGAGATGGAATATACTCAAGAGGGGACTGTGACTTTGTCCTTACAACTGAGGTGGAAGGCAAGCATAAGGTACACCATGTGATTATCATTCCAGATTTGGATATTGCTCATGAGCTCTCTGCTAAGTTAGTGTCCTCTAATAAGTTTATAGATGGCAGACCTAAGACTCCACTTGGGGGAGCTGAGTTATTGGAGCTTGTTCGTGAATATGACTGCATGATAGGACCTGCCCACTCATTTACTCCCTGGACTGGAATGTATAAGTATTACGATAGCATTTACGACTGTTATGATAAAAGGCCTGATTTTGTTGAATTAGGACTTTCTGCAGATACTGATATGGCTGATTGCATAAAGGAATTGTCTGATTTTGTATTTTTATCCAATTCTGATGCACATTCTCCTTGGCCTCATAGGTTAGGAAGGGAGTTTAATCAGATAGAGATGGATGATGTTTCCTTTTCATCACTAAAGAAGGCATTTAAGCACAAGACTGTAAAAGCAAATTATGGAATGCTTCCTAATTTGGGAAAATACCATATGACTGCATGCACCAAATGTTATAAGCTTGTTGATCCTATCATTGCTAAGGAGAATAAGATGATATGCTCTTGTGGCGGTCGGATAAAGAAAGGGGTTGACTATAGGATAAGCGAGATAGCAGACTTTAGCCAGCCAAAGCATCCGAGCCATAGGCCACCTTATGTTCATCTTATGCCTCTTGGAGAGCTGATCAGTATGGTTTATGATAAAGGGGTTACAACCAAGACTGTTCAGGGAATCTGGCAAAAGATGGTGGATAACTTTGGTCCGGAGATTGATGTATTGATTAAGACTCCCCTTGATGAGATAGAAAAAATAGATAGTGATGTTTCCCTTGCCATTCAAGGATTTAGAGAAAAAACTCTTAATATAACTCCAGGTGGTGGAGGAAAGTATGGGGAAATCTCATTTAGTGAGGATTTTAATAAAACTGAGAAAAAAGAGAGTGTGACCACTTTAGATAGTTTTTTTTAG
- a CDS encoding DNA-3-methyladenine glycosylase I, with product MSKKRCPWAEDVEEIYVKYHDEEWGVPTYDDRELFEMLVLESFQAGLSWITILKKRDNFKEAFDNFDVVKVSEYDDAKVEELRNNAGIIRHKGKINSAINNANVFIEIQNEFKSFSNYIWGFTDNKVLKDTEENYKTNSPLSDKIAKDLKKRGMKFVGTTIIYSYLEAIGVIDNHIHECFKYKEESD from the coding sequence ATGAGCAAAAAAAGATGTCCATGGGCAGAAGATGTAGAGGAAATCTATGTGAAATACCATGATGAGGAGTGGGGAGTTCCCACCTATGACGATAGGGAGCTCTTTGAAATGCTCGTGCTTGAATCATTTCAGGCAGGACTTTCATGGATAACCATTCTTAAAAAAAGAGATAACTTTAAAGAGGCATTTGATAATTTTGATGTAGTTAAAGTAAGTGAATATGACGATGCAAAGGTAGAGGAGCTTAGAAACAATGCAGGAATCATTAGGCATAAGGGAAAGATCAATTCTGCCATAAACAATGCAAATGTCTTTATTGAAATTCAAAATGAGTTCAAATCATTCTCAAACTACATTTGGGGCTTTACAGACAATAAGGTTCTAAAGGATACGGAAGAAAACTATAAGACAAATTCTCCATTATCCGATAAGATAGCTAAGGACCTTAAAAAAAGAGGAATGAAATTTGTTGGAACAACCATTATCTACTCTTATTTGGAAGCAATTGGAGTGATAGACAATCATATCCATGAATGCTTTAAATACAAAGAGGAAAGTGATTAA
- a CDS encoding DUF2115 family protein translates to MKSSVLLEEIKENIQNYDIDHIKENLKKEDINPISKQVSEFNLKNYDEIMETKISEEDDFEISDEMIYSMKNEIDLFFKGCSPESEDSFKKFIESICLYLSLIAKKPLHPVGMDFKNGNTVHEEIEDGNTVYYCDLKEYFGKQEKDYYTCKFCVCKTV, encoded by the coding sequence ATGAAGTCATCAGTGCTTTTAGAGGAAATTAAAGAGAATATTCAAAATTATGATATTGATCATATAAAAGAAAACCTTAAAAAAGAGGATATAAATCCAATATCAAAACAGGTTTCTGAGTTTAACTTGAAAAATTATGATGAAATAATGGAAACAAAGATATCTGAGGAAGATGATTTTGAAATAAGTGATGAAATGATATATTCAATGAAAAATGAAATAGATTTGTTCTTTAAAGGATGCTCACCTGAAAGCGAAGACTCCTTTAAAAAGTTCATTGAATCAATTTGCTTATATTTAAGCCTTATTGCTAAAAAACCATTGCATCCAGTTGGAATGGATTTTAAAAACGGCAATACAGTCCATGAAGAGATTGAAGATGGAAATACTGTTTATTATTGCGATTTAAAAGAATACTTTGGCAAGCAAGAAAAGGATTACTATACTTGTAAATTTTGCGTTTGTAAAACAGTTTAA